Part of the Peromyscus leucopus breed LL Stock chromosome 6, UCI_PerLeu_2.1, whole genome shotgun sequence genome, GATGAGCAGCATGGGAAGAAGGTGCCCACCGTGTCCAGGCCCTATTCCTTCATTGAGTTTGGTAAGACTGGACCCTGCATTTCTTTGTTAAGGAGTAAACATTGTGGAGAAACCCTTTGATACACTGGTTATAATGTTGACGCATTTTCCCCTGGAATTTGCCTGGGAAGGGTTTGATTCTGTCCCTTCTCCAAATGtacctttttgtctttttgaatgAAGAAGTCTTCCTTCTTATTAGTAAATTCCTCTAGTCTTTTGTCTTTTTCCCCATGTGCCTTTTTGTTGGTTAGTTTGTGTGACAAATTCTACATAACAGTATACTTGACTACCCTATCATAGCTGAGTTCTTTAATCTGTAGGCTCACACAGTAAGACTAATTCTATGGAAATCAGGAAAAATGAtgattggtgttttgttttgtttttcttcccagtAGAATAAGAACCTCTAATTAGAAAATATATGGTATTTGAAAACCCTGTTTGTTACCTTCAGAAGTAGCAAGTGTGAGTGTCTGTACTTGCACAGGAATTAGGGGAAAGTTCAGCACCAGTCAGACCTGTAAAAGATTGTGCTCTTAGTAGGTCAAAGGAAATGGCCTGTGCATGATAAGCATTGAGAGCTAGAACAGGCAGAGTCAGAATACATTGCTGAAATCCTTAGTCAAAAGAGAAACATCTTTCTTTATGTCTTGGAATTTCTCAAGTTTTCAAGTTTGTTAGACAGGTACATCATCTTGCTTTTAGTAATATAGAGAAAATGGCCAAATGCTAACTTAtatgattttttggttttttgagacagggtttctctgtgttgttttggtgcctgtcctggatctcacgctgtagaccaggctggcctcgaactcacagagatccgcctggctctgcctcccgagtgctgggattaaaggcatgcgccaccaccgcctggcgatatatagttttttaaatgatattttctgGATAACAAGTTTAGTAAATCCAAGGGAATAATAAGACAAGTGTATCAAGGTCACAAAGGAAATAGATGGCTTACCCAAATAAGCTTCAGGTgaataaagacagaaacagacTGCAGTTCCACGTATAGTGACTCAGGACCATGAGCAGTATAGTTGTTCCCATCCTCAGAAGGAAGATGTCAAGGGAAGGAGCAGCTTCTGAGCTGAAAGGAGAGCATTTAGGGGCAGACCAGCTTGAAGGAGCAGAAGCTTTTAGTGGAGGACACTGCTAGTCCGTGCTCCACGGAGCTCAGCGTCCCAGAGTGCAGGAGGATGGAGCGGGGATTGAAAGCCAAGTCAGGGATCAGCAGCATAGCGGTAGATTGTTTTGGCAAGAGTTGAAAATATTTCTGATATGCCATCCCCACAGTTTTGAGAAATGCAGACAACTAGGCTACAGGTGGATGAAACTACGGTTCTGTATTGGTGATTTTGCAGGTTTTGATCACGTTTGATTTGGGGTAAATTTGGAAAGTATACTGCTGCTCTAACTCTTTGGCCATTTTAGGCTGTGATGATAAAGTGTTGACAGTGTTAGTTATTTCAGGGGATGTGTAGAATTAAGTAATGAAACCCAAAGGGTCTCTGAATATAGTTTGAAATTTTTCTGTCTTCAGTAATGGTTTACTAAATGGGTCTTAATATCTCTGTGGATTCTGGTAGTAATTGCCTCAAACTCAGGTGTCCTAGGGACAGTTCACCTGAATGGTCATCTTAACATTTTACAAAGAGGTCAAAGCCAACAGCGGACAGATGGCAGATGTAGGAATAAACTCAAGACAGTGGCCAGTGGCCAGTCTTGGAATAAAATCAAGTTCTGATTACCTCTTTCAGTGGCTTGATGGACAGGGAAATTGTTAATGGTTACTTATCATCATTCTAGATACCTTCATTCAGAAAACCAAGAAACTCTACATTGATAGTCGTGCTCGAAGAAATCTAGGCTCCATCAACACTGAATTGCAAGATGTGCAGAGGATCATGGTTGCCAACATTGAAGAAGTCTTGCAGCGGGGAGAAGCACTCTCAGGTATGAAAGCAAAGTAAGAGAACAGCTTGTCGGAGTCTAGCTGGGACTCTCAGAATTGACTACACAGCAAAGCTTCCAGTATGGTGGGGATTTTCACCTTGCGTGATTAGTTCTGTGCACTAAAACGGTGTAAAGGACTCACAGAAGCAGTTACTGTTTCTAAGAATGTGCAAAATTTAGTAAATTAAATACAGAAACATTTGTGCAAGGTCGTAGTCAAGGATGTGATAGAGCCTTGATGTCTCCTTGGGAAGCATTATTGCTGCTCGGTCAGGGTTATAAAATGCCATTTTCATCAAGACATTCCTCTTTTGAGACTATAAAAAAATCTAGtctgctctcagcttccttccATCAGTTTCTAAGTGTCTGTTGTATGGAAGGTGTTGTGCTTTATAGACAGAAAATGGGGAGGATGCAAATATGTGTCACTCTGTCTCAGCCAAGTCAGCTTCCTTGGTGTTCTAAGCAGTGCATTCTGACTGGGTAGCACCTGGCCTTGCAGGAGCTGGCTCTTAAAGATGCTCACCCTGGTCCTTGTAGCTCAGCCCACATTGATCTCCTACTTGAACTCCTAAAATACTCCCTTACACAATCTTTAGCATGCACTAGTAcaacatgtatttgtttttacttagttttatgtgtgcacatgagtgtggaagCAAGGTCAACTTTAAGTGTGTTCCTCAAGCAGCATTCaccttggttttctgagacagtctgtCCCTGGCTTGGTTTTCCAATTATAATTGGTTTTCCAATTATGTGAGGCTGGCTGACCCAGGGATCCATAGGGATAGTGATCCATAGGGATCCACCTACCTGACGCTCATTGCTGAAATTACACACATGTGCCACTTTTGCTGACTTTTTATGTCAGTTCTGGGaactcgaacccaggtcctcttgcttaCCCGGCAGACACTTCCCTGTCCAAGCTGTCTCCTAAGCTGTTTACTAAAACATATTtgccagatttttaaaaaccttttgtatgtgtatgtgttttattatatatgtgtatatgactgTGTGTGCATACTTGCTATGGatacatatggaagtcagagacaaCCTCAAATATTGACCCTTGCCTTCTGCCTTTTATgtattttagacattttttttgttgttgttgttgttgtttttgttttgtttttcaagacagggtttctctgtgttgctgtggctgtcctggacttgctctgtagacgaggctggtctcgaactcacagaggtctacctcctgaatgctgggattagaggcatagTCCAGcactctctgccccctccccaccttttttttttttttttttaaattcagacagtgtcttactatgtagctttgactggccttgaactcacagaaatacacatgcctttacctcccaggttctgggattaaaagcatgtgccacaaccTTGaagtggtgatgcatacctttaatcctggcactcgagaggcagaggcagaaggatctctgtgagttcaagatcagcctggtctacaaagcagtgagttccaggacagttaaggctgttacaccaagaaaccctgtcttgaacaaggacaaaaaccaaaaagtatgtgccaccacaccacaaGACAGTGTCTCTTGTCTTTGCATATGCCAaactggctggcctgtgagcttctgggaattctcACATCGTCTcctgtcctcctgcttcagagGTACAGCTTCTGACTTTAGGTGGATTCTGGGGAacggaactcaggttctctgcttgtgtggcaaatgcttATCCATTGAGTCTTCTCCCTAGTAAAATATGTgtactttgttttgtgtttttgagatggtcttttaaaaaatgtttggattcattttattttatgcttatgagtgttttgcctgcatatatgtatgtccaccgtgtgtgcatgtgtgcacactcaacagagagcagaagagggcatcagatcctctggaactggagttataaatagttgtaagccaccatgtgggtgctaggaactgaacctctttcctctacaagagcagcggGTCCTTttaacaactgaaccatctttccagtcccttgagacagggtcttactatgtagccctgactccCCTGGATCCATTTGCTTCTGTATcctaaatgctggcattacaggtgtgtcccactacacccagtttatgtagacatatttaaagtaaattaagCCAGTATGTAAAATTAAGTGATGGTGACTGAATTATCTAgagtaattttaaattatagctAGCTAGACAGattaaaatatatgtgatatTTAATGTTATTTGAACATTGGATATGTACATGTAAGCTCTTCacttgtgtgtgcttgtatgtttgtttttgtatttgcgTGTATGTAGTGTTTGCACATGTTTGGTTGTGTGAATGCATGCAGTTGTATATCTGTGCTtgggtgtgtggaggccagatgttgatGTCTGGTACTGTCTctactgctctccaccttatttattaaGTCAGGATCTTTCACTGAGCCTAGAGCTCCATGATtcagctggccaatgagctcctgggatttgtctgtctctgctccctagTGCTGCGCTTTCAGACACATGTCATACTGTAGTTGGaattatctccagtcctgcccgggcccacagccactcagacccaaataaacacacacaggctagtATTATTTagaactgctcggccattagctcaggcctaccactgactagctcttacacttaaactcagcccatttctgttaatctgtatgtcgccacgtgttccatggctttacctgtgtgcctgttatATGCTGCTGTCTGGACAGCGGGCTGGCATCTgctggctcagccttcctgttcccagaattctcttatctgtttgtcccgcctggctactggccaatcgtcattttatttatacagagtgatatccacagcacttccccccttctttttttttcaaaaaagaaggttttaactttaacatagtaaaattacatgtaacagaataattatcaagcaagaattacagttacaatatttggtctatttgtatttggcaaaattaaagaggatgttctatctatcctatatttgtgagtctaaggtttcatatctgacttatcttttatcataactaaggaaattataaccatctagtcttcaattacatcaaagacctcagaaggatataatattacctgagaaatgggagaacaCAAGCATCTTTTGAGGAGTCTTGCAGGGTCTTGGCAGCCTAGACATTCATCCAaggttcttttgtaaagttggggcatctgtcttcagtccacaggcctagagtctctcagtcacttttctctgtgtcctgtagaatgtctggaagtttcctctgtgaagcaggaacctgaaggaccattttatcaagcaaagttcagtggtcaccttcctatggatcctgcatgtccagtcaatcaagcagtctaggcaagaacagtttcttgcccaaatgactgtttttgccaagaagaagataaactccatatagagagtctttgatgcccatcctcctctctgaagtaaattggtgctgtcaggagcagacatgtctcactgtccagaaagtctaaatttttaaaaacattttaaatgccatattctgtaggtctttgaagtgtttaaagacaacctatctgtctgaaatatatctatatatacctagaaaactaaattaatatgactataagtttgattatcatagaagactaattattaatctgtatttcttaattatccattacaatctaaatgagttacataaacataataccttaaacaagagtagaaatatatatatagtagacctgtgctcgcttcggcagcatatatatatatattagaccaaaatcaactctaaatttgtatcaataaactaaaatctataccaatgtaaaacattttaaacaagttctttaaaagtaggttcaataatctacccttttattttatcatatatatatatatatatatatatatatcctatatttccatgtCATATCCCTCtgtcttctttagaaagataatcaacctgttttaaataaaaatattggtttttcccTGTcctacaccagagggctcttttgatatgggacagaagaatctctcaacctttcttttttttcttttttggcaatATGCTTGCATTTACAGAAGAAGTGAGCCAATTCTATCTCCAAagctagcttggtatatttgggaatttgggcgtagctcctcatactacttcctgttggatgagggcactgtattcttatggggacacaaagaaaattttaggcttatggagtagtccatgaggctgtattgtctgagccagttgccttgaaatcattttggatgttggatcatgtgggccatggtgtcatcagagatctttcagggggtcttggctggtgaaacctgatgtatcttaatctggaacaaatccatagcctcttgctttctgtggaaacaaaagcagagcctcctttccaaaacaacatatccttagatccaaattttgaattcaagatacctttaaaatatacatattggtttaactaagcagcctttataatcaaatgtctctccggatttaaaaatatcaaagacaacacaatccagattttctgtgtgatatccatccttatgtggcttattttttatattacttttatgtaGGAGACAGGGTCTGAACTCAGCCCTCATGTCTGAGTGGGAGTTCCTCACAAACTAAGCCATCCTCGGAGCCCTAAGCTCTCTGAAGAGAGATTGTTCTGAGTTTGTGTGTTTcacatacttttatatttttcatcatAATGGTTGCAAACAGAttccataataaatattttaattcaacTTTGTTGCATATTTATTAGCAGGGGCTTGCCTTTGTTGTATACTGAAGAATTTAGCCTTTATGTTAATAGTCCTCAGTTACCACAGCATACAGCTTCGTACTCGTTAAACATCAAATTTTGAGTGTGTACATTTTTATTGTACTAAGAGtgtttacctgagataaagtagACTGACATAAAATGTGTCTTAACCCCCAAATGTGTGTATTTCCATTTACCCACAAGGTAAGGTTCTTTTGCAGAGCTCTTGTTTGCTGCCGGACTGGCAGATAGCTGATTGATAAGGTTGAACACTTCTGACTTAAGTATGCTTGTCTGCTTGGGGAGACAAGAAACTACCTCAGAGAGAAAGGCTGATTCGCCTTTAAGTGCTCATTTGGTGTAGGCATCTCCTTGGGAGGTTTTTCTGTCCCCgtcatattagttacttttctcctcgCTGTGATCAGACACTCGATAAGCAGCCTAAGGGAGGAAGGAgctgttttggctcacagtttgaagggatACGGTTAATCGTGTCAGGTTCATGGTGTTAGGGAGTGTGCACCTGGGGTTCCTTCCCTCCTCACATACAGAGTCACTAGAGTAGCAGACCCAAAGTAGGGTAGGTGCTAGGTCTCATCTCTGAAAAGTGTTATAGTCCCAAAATAGTGCTACTAGTCAtgggatcaagcattcaaacacaccaGACTGTGAGGGCATTTCACTTCCAAACTATAACACTTACTCAGTCTTTATGTGAAATGGGCAGATCAGATCAGTTTACAGATGAAAAAGTAGAGTTCTGGACCATTGTGTGGCTCACCAAAAAAACACACTGCTAGTGTCCAGCAGAATCTATTGGTCCCTGGAGTCTTTGTCTTCCTTCATTGTTGATGACCTTAAATGAATATGaatcccctccccgccccagaaaaaaatctgtagtaATGTATGTAGAAGGAGTAGAAAAATGTAGACAGGAAATGGTTTCTAAAAGAAAtggtttaagaaaaggaaaaacttacCTGACTGAGCAGATTTCAGGACACTGAGGAGAGGAGCATCTTTAAACagtgttttctcttcctctgtaacACCAGTCTCCTCAACCCGCTTTTCCTTCTGGCTGCTTGTTTTATAGCTCATCTGCTCTGcatggaaggcagaagagaaaatcTTGTGCATTTCAGCAAGTTCAAATTACCTTTATTTTACTTCCTAGTAAGCGGTGGGCTGTATTCCTTTACTTAAAGGTGTCACCTACAAAACTGCAAATTCCACAGAGGCAAGAGTCACGGGGGTTTTCATTCTCACTGTCTCTTGGCATATCACATGGTCCTGCTGTGATGTAGATATTTACCGCCTGACTCCAAACAGGATCTGGTCTTTAGACATCATGTGTTTCCAAATGCTCTTATACGGAGGGATACTCTTAAATAGTACTTACTTCAGCCTGGGAGTGGTGGTGTGTGCCGTACTCTGGCAGGAACATcacaggttcaagaccagcctgagcccCATGACAGCACCCCGCTTTTAGCAGACAGATGGTTGCTTATTCCATATGTCCTTGTCATTGTTGCTTTCCCATTTAGTCTCCAGTGTAGAGTCATTCAGCAATTGTTTTTAGCCaaggtgtgctttttttttttttttttttttggtttttctgagacagggtttctctgtgtagttttgcctgtcctggaactcactctgtagcccagactggcctcaaactcacagagatccgcctggctctgtctcccaagtgttagaattaaaggcatgtgccaccactgcctggccccaaagTTGTAATTGAATAAGAAATAGTTTCGACAGAGATTTAAACAAGGATCTTAAGAGAGATAGAAATTCCTTGGGGAACAAAGGAAGTGTGCACTAGAAATATGGGTTCAGGCTTCTTAAGAGGAAGGGTCATGGCAGATGTTTATTGAGTGCTGACTGTGTGCCCTGTTCTAAGTACTCAGGATACAGCAGTAAACACGTTACTTAAAAATTCCTGTCCAGCTGGACATCATTGTGTTAAAATCAGccagactcacaaagacaaaaCACTGACTGTCTGCTTTCATGTGTGTCAGTGAAACTAAGGAAGGGCTGTGGGAGAAATCTTACAAGATGGCGGAAGGGAAAGAAGTTGATGGAATTCCTGTGAGGACAGAACAGAAAGGGCCCTaatggggggaggaagaggagggcagggagggaggaagttgagttttaaaaaagtataatACATATATCTAAAAGGTAATAGTGAAAATCATTACTTTATatactaaatttaaaagttaaatggGAGTAAAAGATACCTGACCAGTTGAGACAGCTTCTGGTAGACTACCTAGAGAGACAGTTTGAACATCATCATAGTTATTTCTTTCCcctgatgttttcttttgtggctagttgttttttttttttttttttttttttgtttgtttgtttttttaaacagggtttctttgtgtagctttgagcctttcctggagctcacttggtagcccaggctggcctcgaactcacagagatccacctggctctgcctcccgagtgctgggattaaaggcgtgcaccaccaccgcccggctgtggctagttgtttttgttactgttgggATCTGTTGCTAATGTAGTAACTGTTGTGCTTACATTAAGTAATACCATATTTCTCAGTAAAAAACGGTCTGCTAAGTAACTCTAAGTATTCCAAAGCAgtatctgttttctgttttttgtttacttgtttgtttgtttgtttgttttgagatggtctcacttagcagcagaggctggcctgAGACTCCTGGTCCTTGTGTCTCGGGCTCCAtgctgctggaattataggtgtgtgctattACACCCACTTAGAAAGCACTGCCAAGGAAGAACAAACCAAGATTATGAAACACGCTGTCAAAACTTTTCCGAAAACAGTTGGATTGAAATTCATTTATGTCACTAAGAATATCCGCTTTCATGGTTAGCATGTGTGAGAACACAGCAACATTACACAAGTTGGGGGTGGTCTTTATTGACAGTGCTAAAGGCTTAACTTACCAGATGTTTGTGGGGCCTGTTTGGTTTCTTAGAGCCTGtctctgtattttaattacaatgtaacttttgtatgtgtgttgaaaTTCTATGTCTGATAGCTTTGATTTTGTAATAATCCTTAACTCTGTGAAGACTCTTGGAATTAGCAATCACCATGGAAGTATAGTTTAACAATCAGTGTCTGACTAACTGAATGCTTTTGGTTATGCTAGTCTTAGCCTGTGTGTGACATAGACCACTTATCATATAAAGATGACAAGATTAAggatagtgagatggctcataggttaagagtGCCCGCTGCTCCTGCAGTGgaaccaagtttggttcccagcacccgcatctGGTGGGTCATACttgtctggaactccagctcgAGATGATCcaaagccttcttctgacttccagggCATcaagtgtacatgtgcatacacacatgcattcacacatagacataaataaaaataagtaaatcttaaaaaaatattatcaggTAATGCTGGGCATTCAGCTCTGCATGCCTAGCATGTTCCAGgccctcagcaacacacacacacacacacacacacacaataaataaataaataaataaataaataaataaataaataaataaataagtaaataaataaataaaaataaaaatatatagaaaaatatcagTTAATACTTATTAGGTGTGTTTATCATATGCTGAAACTCTCTCTGATGCAGTCTTATGTACCTGCTCAAATTTTGATAATGTAATTATTACTTTATTGTTAAACATAGTTGAAGGGCTTGTTTACTCTGCCagtcattttggttatttttatgcCTTAATGTTTTGATAAAATACTTGAGGGGTCTAattactgttttcctttttcctcttttcagcGTTGGACTCAAAGGCTAACAATTTATCCAGTCTGTCTAAGAAATACCGCCAGGATGCGAAGTACCTGAACATGCGTTCCACATACGCCAAACTTGCGGCAGTAGCCGTATTTTTCATCATGCTGATAGTGTATGTGCGGTTTTGGTGGCTGTGAGGTGGAGCGAGCCTAGTCACTGGGAAGGGAGAACCTAGAACCCAGCaggtgtgtgttttcagggaacTGAGCTCACAGGGCTGTGTATTAGAATCCAGTGGAACTTCTGCCTCTAAAGACCTTGCAAGAAAAGACCTGTCCTGAAAACGAAAGATGCCGCCTTGTTTAAGGAAGCTTAACCCACGTGGAAGTCTCTTTGGGGGCAGGGACTTCCTCTGGGGCTAAGCCAGATGTATTAGGGAACAGTAgattgttggttttgtttctttccctccAAGTACATTTGTAAGACAGAAGAACTGGGGCGTTCTCTCTCTGATGGAGCCATCAGTGACATTTAAGGTAGCCAACCCATGTTAGCAACACCCTGAAATTCCCTCCAAAGACGGCTCACTTTAATCGACATTCCTTTGTTGGTGACATTTGTGGTTGACTTTCAAGTGAGACTCGAAGTATGTGAAGGTTGATTGCTTTGATGCACAGGTCCTGTGCGTTGGCCACTGTAGGAAGTTGACCTTCGTTTATTCTCCTTTTGTATTTTGCTTATTGCACAGTTGCTTTGGGGTTAAATCAGTTACATTAATATGCCTTGAAATTACATAGCATTGCTTGACTAAAAGGCTGGAATTTTCCCATCAtttactctttttgtttcttatttgtttttattctattttcatttttgttttgttgagacagggtctctctaacctcagctgtcttggaactcatgcagaccaggccggccttgagttcacagagaccCGCCTTCCTCTTCATCTACTCTTTAAGACCCAACTCCTCTCGGGACATAATTGTTTTGGAGTGTGTGATCTCCATAGAGTGAGTGTAGGGTAGGGTAGTCAGAGGCTCTGTTCATGAGAAGAAAGGCCCAGCCCAGAACTCCAGCTTtgtcctgcccctgacttccacTTTGTCCTCTATACTTTTCCCcattcttggttttctttccatCATAATTTGCTTAAATACCTAGTTTCATCCCATAAATATCCTGTCAGGATATTCCCAAATTTCAAAATGTGACAGACTCAGCAGTGTGGTTGGTTAAATGTATCATCATTGCCGATCAGCTACTCACTCACACATAAATACCCAAGTACATTATAGAAACTGTCTCTGAGAGCCCCTCATTCCTCTTTCCGTTCTTGTAAATTCTGCAAGAATGTTCTAGGGACAGAGAACTCATAACAATGACTTctattaaccaatgaaagtacATAAGACTTCTTTCCCCTTTTTGCTCAGGGATAATGGGAATCTCACCTTTACCTTCTGAGGTAGTGTTTTATAAGTGGGGAGAACAGACCTTTTGAATATTATCACAAGGGTCTACAATATAACCTATAACTCCTGCAGATACtgcaaacatttctttaaattgtaCTGGAAAATGAGCCAACTTCTTATTTCGTAACATCTTTGGAAAGACTTTTAGTAAGCAGTTTTATAACCCTAGTGATCATCACCGCTGCCCTATTCCTGGTGGAGGACAACAGTCTCCCTTATGAGAAGGCCGGTAGGGATGCTTATTGTATTCCTGATAATTACAGAACTAGAATAAATGTCTTCTATTATGAACGTAAATCTGCCAATTAGAGTTTTGTGCATGAAATA contains:
- the LOC114686256 gene encoding vesicle-trafficking protein SEC22b-like, producing the protein LALSSSYIIEQGVCYLVLCEAAFPKKLAFAYLEDLHSEFDEQHGKKVPTVSRPYSFIEFDTFIQKTKKLYIDSRARRNLGSINTELQDVQRIMVANIEEVLQRGEALSALDSKANNLSSLSKKYRQDAKYLNMRSTYAKLAAVAVFFIMLIVYVRFWWL